tgctAGTATGTATAATGCAGTGATCTTACAAGTTCAGAAGCTAAAGGGTTTGCAAGGAAAAGCTCCTCCCCTGCTGCATCTTCATGTGTTCTGAAATCAAGTACATTAAAACAAGCAAAAGATTTGTTATAGGCTGACTGAATCAGGGGCGGATCTTGAACAGTTTTACGCAAGGGGGATgcggtaaatttttttttaacaatatACTACGTACtatgtaattatacaattatacacgATTTTAGGGGGGgtgtaactaaaaatacactacaaaatttTCCGGCCGGGGGGCCAGGCCCACCCCAACCCAAACTAAGATCTGCCATTGGACTGAGTGAATGTTATTCATTGATAACATGCTCAAgcagtggcggagccaggatTTTAAAGTTGGGGTGCCGTAAATTAGCAAAATAATAGTGGAATACAAAAGAAAACTGGAAAACGCAAGTTTCAATAGTTTGTGTTTTTAGGGTTTTTCTACATTATagccatgtgtttcattaatttCTACGTTGTACCCAAACATTTTAAATTTTACACATTGCATGTGTATCCTTGTAGTTACAAAAGTCAATCATTTTTATCACCATAAACATTAGGTTGGTTATAACATAGAAATTTTTTTAACGTTGGATTAAACACAAAGATAAGTTGAATTATATTTAACAAGTATAGAGGTACAGTGTGAACAATTTCAAATGCATGGGTACAACGTAAAAATCAAGGACACATAAGGgtacaacataaaaaaaaaacccttgttCTTATTTCGGGGTGTCATGTCGGTGGACCACCCAAGACTCAATGTGGCTTTGCCACTGGAACCAATTTACATACCTGAAGTACTTCTGCAACAGGTCTAAACTCCTGTACTTAGTTTCCCTCTGAACAATATCATCAGGAAAACCAGCCATGAAAAGCAGTGTGATACCTAAAGCCTTGAAGAAGAAACTCCCAGTTCTAATGTTGACTAGCCTCGCCATCAGGCAGATGAATGGACCAAATGACTTCAGCTTGTTTCGTCCCATGCGTTGCCTTACATATCTAGAGAAACTCCACAGATAAAGTTACATAAGTTCCAACAAGGACTAATGAGTTCCATAAGGGCTAATAACTTATGTTTACCTTATTTTCAATTATTtcggaaaaaataagttcagttaagttcagataagataagttcatgaaaaataagtgaaaatcaggtgaatagaacgcactcTAATAAGTACAAACGCCAGACAGGGACTTTTAAGGTAAAAATAAGGAATCATTACTCGTTCTGCGGCATGTTTCTTGTACTCCCACCATATTTGATGCATAGAAACAAGCATGATGGACAATTAGCATCAGACGGGCGCATAGACGTTTCCTCCTCCAGTATCTGCACAGGACACAACGCTAGGTTGTGGCGATTGGGGTAAAACACCTTCCTCTTCACTCCGGGATTTTCATATAAAACATGTTCCTGCAAGAACAAGTAAGGTTGTTTCCAGTTTTCTGTTTtctacaaaactaaaaaccaaaatatgcaAACCACAAAAGGTAGTTTCTAGTTTCTAGTTTTTATTGTTGTCAGTTTTCATAATCAACATGATTACTATATGTATGACTAACCTTAGTTTATGATTCAATCTAAAATCATATGATGACTTTCAAAACCAAAAACTAGAAAGTAACAGTGATACCGAACAAGCCCCCAACAGTACTGAAATATGAAGCACAACTAGCAGGAAAAAAAGAGCTTATTCAATTGGTTACCCCTAGATTACTCTGCGTGACACATATGGCTCTCCCTTCCTCACAACGCTGAAATGATTTTGAAAGTCATATCATTTAGATTAAATGTATGAACTAAAGTTAGTCATACATATAataatcatgttgattttgaaaattgaCAGTGTTATCGAACAAACCATCAGTACTAAGTCTGAAGCACaaccaacataaataaaaaaaaagaaaaaagaaagaaagaaaagagctTATTTCAATTGGTTACTTACCCCTGGATTACTCTGTGACACATATGGCTCTCCCTTACCCCTAGAATCTTCTAGTTTATTTGTTGTTAGTTTCTAAAATCAACATGATTACTATATGTGTGACTGACTTTAGTTCatgaatcaatctaaatcatatgactttCAAAATCAAAAATCGGAAACACTCAGCAGTACAGTCTGAAGCACACCAgcaggaaaaaaaataaaaaaaagagctTATTCAATTGGTTACTTACGTACCCCTTGATTACTCTGTGACATATATGGCTCTCCCTTGCTCAAAACGCTGAAATGGTTGAAATTCAGCTCATACATCTCATCACACCCATGCCTTATGCCTAATGATGCAAAAACAATGATTTTTCTCATGGTATGAGACTGAGCATTCTTCATACCAAGAACTTTAGACTCCAATATTCCCTTCACTTCTTTGGGGCAGAAACCAACTTTAGGAGGCTTCTTTTGTAAAGACAAGTTTCTAAACCCTTTACTCTTCTTCACTTCTTCTTCCCAATTTTGTTCCAATTTCTTACTTATCATGTCTTTTAACTCCACATGACTTTTTGTTGCATCTTCATAAGTGCAAGACTCgtcttcttcatcatcatcatcatcatcgctTTCATATGTTTGATGATCAATaacatcttttgatttttcatCAAAAAGTAAAGATCGAGGGTCATTATTGTCCATACCCATCCAACTTACAAGATCATTCTCAAGTTTTGAATCTTTTGAAGCAGCATCTTCCTGCATCATCATGTTATGTTTTTCTATCTTTTGTCTCTTGTGTTTCTTGCTGCTTCTTTCTTCATCTGCACTATTGGGATGTGCACTATTGGGATGACTGATCTGGAAAAGGGGATTAGTTCATTCAACATTATAAGTTTGTAACATATGTTATGCATGCATCATGCATGccatgataaaaaaaatattatctttttcAACCGTGCCAAGTTCGAGTTAGGATCCTCTCTATTTAATAAAAGAAATGGAtatatcactacaagaatttgtatctttaacgacaacttaATTACgatgggtcaaaaatcccgtcgcaaaagccttttgcgacggggctaacaaccaaacaatgacggaaataaccgtcgcaaatgtcttttacgacgggtttacgacggatttacgacgggatttctattaacgacggcccccttttatgacgggttcgcgacatgaAATCCCgtgttaatcaacgattattggccttttacgacggaatttcccgtcgttaatagtacaatttcttgtatgGTCTATTTTTTAGATTAATGGTTGAGATTGCACAAGCATAGGCATAACATAGGGGGAGGCCGGGCGGGAGCCTAGACATCCTCAAGTTccgatttttttgaaaaaaaaacctaGTTTAGAAATAttggaaatttaaaaattaggtaAACTTTCTTACTTGGTCTCCCTAAAGATGTAAAAATAAGGTTTCTGATTTCGCCTCTATTCAGCGCAAGAAAATAATGTTTTTCTGGGATCTTGAGttttatctattactatatactaaaagagacaccaggaatgacacgtgtcaattcctggtgtaaaattttcccgccaaaaaccatttcctaaaaaaaaaaatctactttattcttttttattttctttcctttttctttataaatgtttatatatggaaaaaattataagattatgtaatatgacattattagacaattttggtaatattttagtcaaatcttcATATCAATAGCAGAAAATAtttttactcaatattttggtcaaattagcatattaaccatatcaaatattttggtcaaatcatcatattaaacatttaaaatatATGCTTCGTATAATACTTAGTAGGACGGACAATGTATATTATAAGATAAAATGATAAAATGAGTAGTttcgagatttattaattacgcaatagatGTAAGGGGTAAATATTTCATATAAAAAAgatgattaaataattgaacAAGTTAGTATTACTATGATTTGGTGCTCAAG
This Spinacia oleracea cultivar Varoflay chromosome 6, BTI_SOV_V1, whole genome shotgun sequence DNA region includes the following protein-coding sequences:
- the LOC110775415 gene encoding uncharacterized protein, with the translated sequence MDEVVAELRRERRKNAELLQRISALEAQIHQHQRVKKGSSDDPPLANTSQISHPNSAHPNSADEERSSKKHKRQKIEKHNMMMQEDAASKDSKLENDLVSWMGMDNNDPRSLLFDEKSKDVIDHQTYESDDDDDDEEDESCTYEDATKSHVELKDMISKKLEQNWEEEVKKSKGFRNLSLQKKPPKVGFCPKEVKGILESKVLGMKNAQSHTMRKIIVFASLGIRHGCDEMYELNFNHFSVLSKGEPYMSQSNQGEHVLYENPGVKRKVFYPNRHNLALCPVQILEEETSMRPSDANCPSCLFLCIKYGGSTRNMPQNEYVRQRMGRNKLKSFGPFICLMARLVNIRTGSFFFKALGITLLFMAGFPDDIVQRETKYRSLDLLQKYFRTHEDAAGEELFLANPLASELASPESKKPNTKTTTTTTTTKKSKRKKPKTTSNDNPQATTTTPLSAATFQTTPLSTNMMVNSVQPNMLYNAVTPLMYWPSIQQNHAYPAFPHPGSTYGYPSLGGLYGGHYMSVVHPWHCYSSQVQQGVGGGRVAVDSNDDAAAVMDSVSSTEPK